One part of the Raphanus sativus cultivar WK10039 chromosome 7, ASM80110v3, whole genome shotgun sequence genome encodes these proteins:
- the LOC108814350 gene encoding laccase-11-like, with protein MKLIRTSGFLLLFLYLLGLLGHSLVDAAVKKYQFDVQMKNVSRLCNAKPIVTVNGMFPGPTVYAREGDRVIINVTNHVQYNLSIHWHGLKQYRNGWADGPAYITQCPMQTGQSYVYDFNVTGQRGTLWWHAHILWLRATVYGAIVILPQPGKPYPFPQPYQETNIILGEWWNRDVETAVNQANKLGSPPPMSDAHTINGKPGPLFPCSEKHTFVVEVEAGKTYLLRIINAALNDELFFGIAGHDMTVVEIDAVYTKPFTTKFILVGPGQTTNVLVKTDRSPNRYFMAAGPFMDAPVTVDNKTVTAILQYKGVPNTVIPILPKLPLPNDTSYALDYNQKLKSLNTPNFPALVPLKVDRRLFYTIGLGINACPTCVNGTNLAASINNITFVMPKVALLKAHYFNIPNVFRTDFPDRPPKPFNYTGVPLTANLGTSTGTRLSRVKFNTTVELVLQDTNLLTVESHPFHLHGYNFFVVGTGVGNFDPKTDPAKFNLVDPPERNTVGVPTGGWAAIRFRADNPGVWFMHCHLEVHTMWGLKMAFVVENGNTPELSVLPPPKDYPSC; from the exons ATGAAGCTAATCCGGACCTCAGGCTTTCTCTTACTCTTCTTGTATCTTCTTGGACTTCTTGGCCACTCTCTGGTGGATGCGGCGGTGAAGAAGTACCAATTCGAT GTTCAAATGAAGAACGTAAGCCGGTTATGCAATGCTAAACCGATTGTCACAGTTAACGGAATGTTCCCTGGACCAACGGTTTACGCAAGAGAAGGTGATCGAGTCATCATCAACGTCACCAACCATGTACAATACAACTTGTCCATCCATTG GCATGGGCTTAAACAATACCGGAACGGTTGGGCAGATGGTCCAGCATACATAACTCAATGCCCGATGCAGACCGGACAGAGTTATGTTTATGATTTCAACGTAACCGGACAACGTGGGACTCTCTGGTGGCACGCACACATCCTCTGGTTACGAGCCACTGTGTACGGAGCTATCGTCATCTTGCCTCAACCAGGAAAACCGTATCCTTTCCCACAACCATACCAAGAAACCAACATAATCCTCG GAGAATGGTGGAACAGAGACGTTGAGACAGCAGTTAACCAAGCCAACAAGCTAGGCTCACCGCCTCCGATGTCGGATGCTCACACCATAAACGGAAAGCCTGGACCACTCTTTCCATGTTCCGAGAAac ACACATTCGTGGTGGAGGTCGAAGCAGGCAAAACATACCTTCTAAGGATCATCAACGCAGCGTTAAACGACGAGCTGTTCTTCGGTATCGCAGGCCACGACATGACAGTCGTGGAGATTGATGCAGTCTACACTAAACCGTTCACAACAAAATTTATTCTAGTCGGACCAGGTCAAACCACAAACGTTCTAGTGAAAACCGACCGTTCTCCAAACCGTTATTTCATGGCAGCTGGTCCGTTCATGGACGCACCAGTAACCGTAGACAACAAAACCGTAACCGCGATTCTTCAATACAAAGGCGTACCAAACACAGTCATACCAATTCTACCAAAGCTTCCTTTGCCTAACGACACATCATATGCTTTGGACTATAACCAAAAGCTCAAGAGCCTCAACACACCAAACTTTCCAGCTCTTGTTCCTTTAAAAGTCGACCGTAGATTGTTCTACACGATCGGTCTAGGCATCAACGCGTGTCCGACATGTGTGAACGGGACAAATTTAGCAGCTTCGATAAACAATATCACATTCGTTATGCCTAAAGTTGCTCTCCTGAAAGCTCATTACTTCAACATCCCGAACGTTTTCAGGACAGACTTCCCTGATAGACCGCCTAAACCGTTTAACTACACCGGTGTGCCGCTCACGGCTAACCTCGGGACTTCTACGGGGACTAGACTGAGCCGAGTTAAGTTCAATACGACAGTTGAGCTGGTTTTGCAAGACACCAATCTACTAACCGTTGAGTCACATCCTTTCCATCTCCATGGATACAACTTCTTTGTGGTTGGAACTGGTGTTGGAAACTTTGACCCCAAGACGGATCCTGCTAAGTTCAATCTCGTTGACCCGCCAGAGAGAAACACCGTTGGAGTACCAACCGGTGGCTGGGCTGCCATCAGATTCAGAGCTGATAATCCAG GTGTTTGGTTTATGCACTGTCATTTAGAAGTCCACACAATGTGGGGTTTGAAGATGGCTTTTGTAGTCGAGAATGGGAACACACCTGAGCTTTCCGTCCTACCACCGCCTAAAGATTACCCGTCTTGTTAA
- the LOC108814283 gene encoding BTB/POZ domain-containing protein At5g03250: MAFMKLGSKSEAFHREGQTWLCTTGLVSDVTIEVGDMKFHLHKFPLLSRSGLLERLIEESSTDDDGSGCVLTLDEIPGGGKTFELVTKFCYGVKIELTAFNVVALRCAAEYLDMTDNYGEGNLVGMTETFLNEVFNNWTDSIKALQTCEEVTDHAEDLNVISRCVDSLASKACADPNLFKNATTSREKKKNTKNEDETNLWNGISASGKITGEDWWFDDASFLVLPLFKRLITAIESRGMKLENIAMAVMYYARKHIPLMNRQATTDEEAIETPSRPSEDEQKTTLEEIVSLLPSKKGVNPTKFLLRLLQTAMVLHASQSSREDLETRIGNQLDQAALVDLLIPNVGYSETLYDVECVLRMIEQFVSSTEQAGVVVPSPSIEEDDLLTPTTLVATLVDGYLAEVAPDVNLKLAKFEAIAAAIPDYARPLDDGVYHAIDVYLKAHAWITDSEREQICRLMNCQKLSLEASTHAAQNERLPLRVIVQVLFFEQLRLRTSISGWLFVSENLDNPDLQQSGGNGGGLLKPRGENVREKVSELERECMDMKEELQKLVRSKRSWKNFTRKLNFKKKSECCNNPKDQAKQAT; this comes from the exons ATGGCGTTTATGAAACTTGGCTCCAAATCCGAAGCTTTCCATCGCGAAGGCCAGACCTG GCTCTGCACCACAGGACTAGTCAGTGATGTTACCATAGAGGTTGGAGACATGAAGTTTCATCTCCACAAG TTCCCATTGCTCTCAAGAAGCGGCCTTCTCGAGAGGCTAATCGAAGAGTCATCAACCGATGACGACGGATCAGGCTGTGTTCTGACTCTAGACGAGATACCAGGAGGCGGCAAAACGTTCGAGCTCGTAACAAAGTTCTGCTACGGCGTCAAAATCGAGCTTACCGCGTTCAACGTCGTCGCCCTCAGATGCGCAGCTGAGTATCTCGACATGACTGACAATTACGGAGAAGGGAATCTCGTCGGTATGACCGAGACTTTCCTCAACGAAGTGTTTAACAACTGGACCGACTCCATCAAAGCTCTCCAGACGTGCGAGGAAGTCACCGATCACGCCGAAGATCTCAACGTCATCTCAAGATGCGTTGATTCTTTAGCTAGCAAGGCATGTGCTGACCCGAACCTTTTCAAGAATGCGACGACGAgcagggagaagaagaagaacacaaagaacGAAGATGAAACAAATCTTTGGAACGGAATCTCAGCGTCTGGAAAGATAACCGGTGAAGATTGGTGGTTTGATGACGCTTCTTTCCTCGTCTTGCCTCTCTTCAAAAGACTCATCACCGCTATCGAATCACGAGGGATGAAGCTAGAGAACATAGCGATGGCTGTAATGTACTACGCAAGGAAACATATCCCTCTGATGAACAGACAAGCGACGACGGATGAGGAAGCGATCGAGACACCGAGTCGTCCTTCCGAAGACGAACAAAAGACTACTCTCGAAGAGATTGTTTCTTTGCTTCCAAGCAAGAAAGGTGTGAACCCGACCAAGTTTCTCCTCAGGCTGCTTCAGACAGCGATGGTGCTTCACGCGAGTCAATCTTCTAGGGAGGATCTCGAGACGAGAATCGGTAACCAGCTGGACCAAGCTGCTCTAGTGGATCTTCTTATACCAAACGTGGGATACTCTGAAACGCTTTATGATGTCGAATGCGTTCTGAGAATGATCGAGCAGTTCGTCTCTTCAACCGAGCAAGCAGGCGTTGTTGTCCCTTCTCCATCCATCGAAGAAGACGATTTGCTCACTCCTACAACCTTAGTAGCAACTCTTGTCGACGGTTATCTCGCTGAGGTGGCACCTGACGTTAACCTAAAGCTAGCAAAGTTCGAAGCCATCGCTGCTGCGATACCTGATTACGCGAGACCGCTTGATGACGGAGTTTATCACGCGATAGACGTGTACTTAAAGGCGCATGCGTGGATCACGGATTCAGAAAGAGAGCAGATATGTAGGCTCATGAACTGCCAGAAGCTCTCGCTGGAAGCTAGCACGCACGCGGCTCAGAACGAGAGGCTGCCTCTTCGTGTGATTGTTCAGGTTCTGTTTTTCGAACAGCTTAGGCTCAGGACGTCTATATCTGGCTGGTTATTTGTCTCTGAGAATCTAGATAACCCTGATCTGCAACAAAGTGGAGGCAATGGTGGTGGTTTGCTAAAACCTAGAGGCGAGAACGTGAGAGAAAAGGTTTCTGAGCTGGAGAGAGAGTGTATGGATATGAAAGAAGAGCTTCAGAAGCTTGTGAGGTCGAAGAGAAGCTGGAAGAATTTTACAAGGAAGCTTAACTTCAAGAAGAAATCAGAGTGCTGCAACAACCCCAAGGATCAAGCAAAGCAAGCAACTTAG
- the LOC108817130 gene encoding LOW QUALITY PROTEIN: ethylene-insensitive protein 2 (The sequence of the model RefSeq protein was modified relative to this genomic sequence to represent the inferred CDS: inserted 2 bases in 2 codons) yields the protein MEADTVTVRPQQGFIQRVVPALLPVSLVSVGYIDPGKWVANIEGGARFGYDLVAITLLFNLAAILCQYVAARVSVATGRNLAQICNEEYDKWTCMFLGVQAEFSAILLDLTMVLGVAHALNLLLGVDLSTGVFXAAMDAFFFPVFASFLENGMANTVSICSAGLVLFLYVSGVLLSQSEIPLSMNVVLTRLNGESAFALMGLLGASVAPHNFYIHSYFAGGSTTSSSDADKSSLCQDHLFAIFCVFSGLSVVNYVLMNAAANVFHSTGLVVLTFQDAMSLMEQVFGSPLIPLVFLMLLFFSSQITALAWAFGGEVVLHDFLKIEIPSWLHRATIRILAVAPALYCVWTCGADGIYQLLIFTQVLVAMMLPSAAIPLFRIASSRHVMGVHKISQVGEFLALATLLGFLGLNVVFVVEMVFGNSDWAGGLRWNTLTGTSVQYTTLLVSSCASLCLMLWLAATPLKSASNVVEAQIWNMDVQNALSYPSVQEEETGKLETRQDEEESAVQQLESRVKDQLDTTSITSSVYDLPDNILMTDQNIRSCPLEESKVDVKVSASQVTSFGDVKEETVLQSTVINEVSDKDLVVETKMAKIEPTSPVAVEKTVSMENNIKFIAKDVEGVTWETEEATKAAPASNFPVVSDGPPSFRSLRSEEGGSGTGSLSRLQGLGRAARRHLSAILDEFWGHLYXFHGQLVAEARAKKLDQLLGADQKSAPSPVKVDSFARETSSGYCMSPTANRMESQMNSSLYDSLKQQQRTPGSIDSLYGLQRGSSPSSSPLVNRMQMMTAYGNTANNNASAYELSERRYSSLRAPSSSESREHQQPATIHGYQIKSYVDSLAKERLEALQSRGEIPTTRSMALGSLSYTQQLALALKQKSQNGLTPGPAPGFENFAGSRNISRQPERSSYYGVPSSGTTDSVNAVVANEKKYSSMPDISGLSMSARNMHSPNNKSGYWDASTGGAGYNSASYGRLSNESPLYSNLGSRVGVASSGYETISQSRGGYRDAYTTLSQSATTGTGSLWSRQPFEQFGVAERNGAVGEEVRNRSAPINIDNNNAASTVDAEAKLLQSFRNCILKLIKLEGSEWLFGQSDGVDEELIDKVAAREKFIYEAETREVGHMGEPQVSSVPNCGDGCVWRADLIVSFGVWCIHRVLDLSLMESRPELWGKYTYVLNRLQGVIDPAFSKLRTPMTPCFCLQIPASHQRASPPSASNGMLPPAARPAKGKCTTAVTLLELIKDVEISISCRKGRTGTAAGDVAFPKGKENLASVLKRYKRRLSNKPTGMNQDGPGSRKNLNAAASVYGPMG from the exons ATGGAAGCTGACACTGTGACTGTGAGGCCTCAGCAAGGGTTCATCCAGCGAGTGGTCCCTGCTCTGTTGCCGGTCTCTTTGGTCTCTGTCGGATATATTGATCCTGGAAAATGGGTTGCTAATATCGAAGGAGGTGCCCGTTTTGGGTATGACTTGGTCGCGATTACTCTGCTCTTCAATTTGGCTGCCATCTTGTGCCAGTATGTAGCAGCTCGAGTAAGCGTTGCAACTGGTAGAAACTTAGCTCAG ATCTGCAATGAAGAATATGATAAGTGGACGTGCATGTTCTTGGGCGTTCAGGCGGAATTCTCTGCAATTCTACTCGACCTTACCATG GTTTTGGGTGTTGCACATGCACTTAACCTTCTCTTAGGGGTGGACTTATCCACTGGAGTGT TAGCCGCCATGGATGCATTTTTCTTCCCTGTTTTCGCCTCTTTCCTT GAAAATGGGATGGCAAATACAGTATCCATTTGCTCAGCAGGCCTGGTTTTATTTCTATATGTTTCCGGTGTCTTGCTGAGTCAGTCGGAGATCCCATTGTCTATGAACGTGGTGTTAACTCGCTTAAATGGAGAAAGCGCATTCGCACTGATGGGTCTTCTCGGAGCAAGCGTCGCCCCTCACAATTTTTATATCCATTCTTATTTTGCCGGG GGAAGTACTACATCTTCGTCGGATGCCGACAAGAGCAGCTTGTGTCAAGACCATTTGTTCGCCATCTTTTGTGTCTTCAGCGGACTTTCAGTTGTGAATTATGTACTGATGAATGCAGCAGCAAATGTGTTCCACAGTACTGGCCTTGTGGTACTGACATTTCAGGACGCCATGTCACTGATGGAGCAG GTATTTGGGAGTCCACTCATTCCGTTGGTCTTTTTGATGCTCTTGTTCTTCTCTAGTCAAATTACGGCACTAGCTTGGGCTTTCGGTGGAGAAGTTGTCCTGCATGACTTCCTGAAGATAGAAATACCTAGTTGGCTTCATCGTGCTACAATCAGAATTCTTGCAGTTGCTCCTGCCCTTTATTGTGTGTGGACATGTGGTGCAGACGGTATATACCAGCTACTTATATTCACCCAGGTCCTAGTGGCGATGATGCTACCGTCCGCTGCAATACCACTGTTCCGCATTGCCTCGTCCAGGCATGTGATGGGTGTCCATAAAATTTCACAGGTTGGCGAGTTCCTTGCACTTGCAACGCTTTTGGGGTTTCTGGGTTTGAATGTCGTTTTCGTTGTGGAAATGGTATTTGGGAACAGTGACTGGGCTGGCGGTTTGAGATGGAACACCTTGACGGGCACCTCTGTCCAGTACACCACTTTGCTTGTATCGTCTTGTGCATCCTTATGCCTGATGCTCTGGCTTGCAGCTACCCCGCTAAAATCTGCCAGTAACGTAGTAGAAGCTCAAATATGGAACATGGATGTCCAAAATGCTTTATCTTATCCATCTGTTCAAGAAGAGGAAACTGGAAAACTTGAAACAAGGCAGGATGAAGAAGAATCCGCAGTTCAGCAGCTGGAAAGCAGGGTAAAAGATCAGTTAGATACTACGTCTATCACTAGCTCGGTCTATGATCTGCCAGATAACATTCTTATGACGGATCAAAATATCCGTTCGTGTCCTCTCGAGGAAAGCAAGGTGGACGTGAAAGTCTCCGCCTCTCAAGTTACTAGTTTTGGGGATGTGAAGGAAGAGACAGTTTTGCAGTCAACGGTGATCAATGAGGTTAGTGATAAGGATTTGGTTGTTGAAACAAAGATGGCAAAGATTGAACCTACGAGTCCTGTGGCTGTGGAGAAGACTGTTAGCATGGAGAATAATATCAAGTTCATTGCCAAGGACGTTGAAGGAGTTACATGGGAAACAGAAGAAGCTACCAAAGCTGCCCCTGCAAGCAACTTTCCTGTTGTATCTGACGGTCCGCCTTCATTCCGCAGCCTAAGAAGCGAGGAAGGGGGAAGTGGTACTGGAAGCCTTTCCCGGTTGCAAGGTTTGGGTCGTGCTGCTCGACGACACTTGTCTGCAATCCTTGATGAGTTTTGGGGTCACTTGT GATTTCATGGGCAATTAGTTGCTGAAGCCAGGGCAAAGAAACTAGATCAGTTGCTTGGCGCTGATCAAAAGTCAGCCCCCTCTCCTGTGAAAGTGGATTCTTTTGCAAGGGAAACCAGCAGTGGATATTGCATGTCACCAACAGCAAATAGAATGGAATCACAGATGAATTCGAGTTTGTATGATTCACTGAAGCAGCAGCAGAGGACACCTGGAAGTATCGATTCTTTATATGGACTACAAAGAggttcatcaccatcatcatcaccgtTGGTCAACCGTATGCAGATGATGACTGCATATGGTAACACTGCCAATAATAACGCTAGTGCCTATGAATTGAGTGAGAGAAGATACTCTAGCCTGCGTGCTCCATCATCTTCAGAGAGTCGGGAACACCAACAACCAGCTACAATTCATGGATACCAGATTAAGTCCTATGTCGACAGTTTGGCAAAAGAAAGGCTTGAAGCTTTACAGTCCCGTGGAGAGATCCCAACAACTCGATCTATGGCCCTGGGTTCATTGAGCTATACGCAGCAACTGGCTTTAGCCTTAAAACAGAAGTCCCAGAATGGTCTAACCCCTGGACCAGCTCCTGGGTTTGAGAACTTTGCTGGGTCTAGAAACATATCACGACAACCTGAAAGATCTTCTTACTACGGTGTTCCATCTTCTGGAACTACCGATTCTGTAAACGCCGTAGTTGCCAATGAGAAGAAATATAGTAGCATGCCAGATATATCGGGATTGTCTATGTCAGCAAGGAACATGCATTCGCCAAACAACAAGAGTGGATACTGGGATGCATCAACTGGAGGAGCAGGGTATAATAGCGCTTCGTATGGTCGGTTAAGCAATGAATCACCATTATATTCTAATCTGGGGTCAAGGGTTGGAGTAGCCTCCTCGGGTTATGAAACCATTTCTCAGTCAAGAGGTGGCTACAGAGATGCATATACCACGTTGTCACAGAGCGCAACAACAGGGACTGGATCGCTTTGGTCCAGACAGCCCTTTGAGCAGTTTGGTGTAGCAGAGAGGAATGGCGCTGTTGGTGAGGAAGTCAGGAATAGATCAGCTCCGATAAATATAGACAACAACAACGCTGCTTCTACCGTCGATGCCGAGGCTAAGCTTCTTCAGTCGTTCAGGAACTGTATACTAAAGCTTATTAAACTGGAAGGATCAGAATGGTTGTTTGGGCAAAGCGATGGAGTCGATGAAGAACTGATAGACAAGGTAGCTGCAAGAGAAAAGTTTATCTACGAAGCTGAAACGCGAGAAGTGGGCCACATGGGCGAGCCTCAGGTTTCATCAGTTCCTAACTGTGGAGATGGTTGCGTTTGGAGAGCTGATTTGATTGTGAGCTTTGGAGTTTGGTGCATTCACCGTGTCCTTGACTTGTCTCTCATGGAGAGTCGTCCTGAGCTCTGGGGAAAGTACACTTACGTTCTCAACCGCCTTCag GGAGTTATAGACCCGGCGTTCTCAAAGCTTCGGACACCGATGACACCGTGCTTCTGCCTTCAGATTCCGGCAAGCCACCAAAGAGCGAGTCCGCCTTCAGCTTCAAACGGAATGTTACCTCCGGCTGCAAGACCAGCCAAAGGCAAATGCACAACAGCAGTCACACTTCTTGAGCTGATCAAAGACGTTGAAATATCAATCTCTTGTAGGAAAGGCCGGACCGGTACTGCTGCTGGAGACGTGGCTTTCCCAAAAGGGAAAGAGAATTTGGCATCCGTGTTGAAGCGGTATAAGCGTCGGTTATCGAATAAACCAACCGGTATGAATCAGGATGGACCCGGTTCAAGAAAGAACCTGAATGCAGCAGCTTCTGTGTACGGACCAATGGGTTGA
- the LOC108817131 gene encoding isocitrate dehydrogenase [NAD] catalytic subunit 5, mitochondrial, with product MTMAATFAKRLIGSRSSQILCTVNSTSSTASTSVARAFCSSTTPITATLFPGDGIGPEIAESVKKVFTTAGVPIDWEEHYVGTEIDPRTQSFLTWESLESVRRNKVGLKGPMATPIGKGHRSLNLTLRKELNLYANVRPCYSLPGYKTRYDDVNLITIRENTEGEYSGLEHQVVRGVVESLKIITRQASLRVAEYAFHYAKTHGRERVSAIHKANIMQKTDGLFLKCCREVAEKYPEITYEEVVIDNCCMMLVKNPALFDVLVMPNLYGDIISDLCAGLVGGLGLTPSCNIGEDGVALAEAVHGSAPDIAGKNLANPTALLLSGVMMLRHLKLNEQAEQIHSAIINTIAEGKYRTADLGGTSTTTEFTKAICDHL from the exons ATGACCATGGCAGCAACCTTCGCGAAACGGCTGATCGGAAGCCGATCGAGCCAGATCCTCTGTACAGTGAATTCCACTAGCTCAACCGCATCCACTTCCGTCGCTAGGGCTTTCTGCTCGTCCACCACTCCAATCACCGCAACGCTATTCCCTGGCGATGGGATCGGTCCTGAGATCGCTGAATCCGTCAAAAAG GTGTTTACAACGGCTGGTGTGCCGATTGATTGGGAAGAACACTACGTTGGGACGGAGATAGATCCGAGGACGCAGAGTTTCTTAACCTGGGAGAGTCTCGAATCCGTGCGTAGAAACAAAGTCGGTTTGAAAGGGCCGATGGCTACTCCCATCGGGAAAGGTCACCGTTCGTTGAATTTGACTCTTAGGAAAGAGCTGAATCTGTACGCCAATGTTAGGCCTTGCTATAGTCTTCCTGGTTACAAGACTCGTTACGATGATGTTAATCTCATCACTATCAGGGAGAACACTGAAGGAGAATACAGTGGACTCGAGCATCAG GTTGTTAGAGGTGTGGTGGAGAGTCTTAAGATCATTACACGTCAGGCGAGTTTGAGAGTTGCGGAGTATGCTTTTCACTATGCTAAGACTCATGGGAGAGAGAGGGTTTCTGCTATTCACAAAGCTAACATTATGCAGAAAACTGATGGTCTTTTCCTCAAG TGTTGTCGTGAGGTTGCTGAGAAGTATCCTGAGATAACTTACGAGGAGGTTGTTATCGACAACTGCTGTATGATG CTTGTGAAAAACCCAGCACTGTTTGATGTATTGGTGATGCCAAACTTGTACGGTGACATTATCAGCGACTTGTGTGCTGGATTGGTGGGAGGACTAGGATTGACTCCAAG TTGTAATATCGGGGAAGATGGAGTAGCCCTAGCTGAAGCAGTTCACGGTTCTGCACCTGATATCGCTGGAAAG AACTTGGCGAACCCAACAGCATTGCTACTGAGTGGAGTGATGATGTTACGCCACCTGAAGCTGAACGAACAAGCAGAACAGATCCACAGCGCAATCATCAACACGATAGCGGAAGGGAAATACAGAACAGCAGATCTTGGAGGGACATCGACCACAACGGAATTCACAAAGGCAATCTGTGACCATCTCTGA
- the LOC108818468 gene encoding adenosine kinase 2, which yields MASSNNYDGILLGMGNPLLDISAVVDEAFLTKYDVKLNNAILAEEKHLPMYDEMSSKFNVEYIAGGATQNSIKVAQWMLQIPGATSYMGSIGKDKYGEAMKKDATAAGVNVHYYEDESAPTGTCGVCVVGGERSLIANLSAANCYKVEHLKKPENWALVEKAKFYYIAGFFLTVSPESIQLVSEHAAANNKVFTMNLSAPFICEFFKDAQEKFLPYMDFVFGNETEARTFSKVHGWETEDVEQIAIKISQLPKATGTYKRTTVITQGADPVVVAEDGKVTKYPVIPLSKEKLVDTNGAGDAFVGGFMSQLVKEKSIEECVKAGCYASNVVIQRSGCTYPEKPDFN from the exons ATGGCTTCCTCAAACAACTACGATGGAATCCTTCTCGGAATGGGGAACCCACTCCTCGACATCTCTGCCGTCGTCGACGAGGCATTTCTCACCAA GTACGACGTCAAGTTGAACAATGCGATTCTCGCCGAGGAAAAACATTTGCCCAT gtATGATGAGATGAGTAGCAAGTTCAATGTTGAATACATTGCCGGAG GTGCTACTCAGAACTCAATCAAAGTGGCCCAG TGGATGCTTCAAATTCCTGGGGCAACCAGTTACATGGGTTCCATTGGAAAGGACAAATACGGTGAGGCTATGAAGAAGGATGCTACTGCTGCCGGTGTCAAT GTTCACTACTATGAGGATGAGTCTGCACCCACTGGAACCTGCGGTGTCTGTGTTGTTGGTGGAGAGAGGTCACTTATTGCTAATCTTTCTGCTGCCAACTGCTACAAGGTTGAGCACCTTAAGAAGCCTGAAAACTGGGCATtgg TTGAGAAGGCCAAGTTCTACTACATTGCTGGATTCTTCCTCACCGTGTCCCCCGAATCCATTCAGTTGGTATCTGAGCACGCTGCTGCTAACAACAAG GTGTTCACAATGAACCTCTCTGCTCCATTCATCTGTGAATTCTTCAAAGATGCGCAGGAGAAGTTCTTGCC GTACATGGACTTTGTTTTTGGCAATGAGACAGAGGCAAGAACCTTCTCCAAGGTTCATGGCTGGGAG ACCGAAGATGTGGAACAAATAGCCATCAAGATTTCACAGTTACCCAAGGCCACAGGAACATACAAGAGGACCACCGTGATTACACAGGGGGCAGACCCAGTGGTTGTTGCTGAAGATGGAAAGGTCACGAAGTACCCTGTCATCCCTCTCTCAAAGGAGAAGCTTGTTGACACCAACGGTGCAG GTGATGCATTTGTGGGAGGATTCATGTCACAGTTGGTGAAAGAGAAATCGATCGAGGAGTGCGTGAAGGCCGGATGCTACGCGTCAAACGTGGTGATCCAAAGATCTGGCTGCACTTACCCTGAGAAGCCCGACTTCAACTAA
- the LOC108818469 gene encoding auxin-induced protein 15A: protein MMKSKLMTKAWKQVSSRVAKHRAAAKEPHIPHDVPKGHLVVYVGKEEESYKRFVIKITLLYDPTIRALLDQSKDEAYDDFTSGYSKLCIPCDETLFLEVLRCASPR, encoded by the coding sequence ATGATGAAGAGCAAGCTGATGACAAAGGCATGGAAACAAGTGTCAAGCAGAGTAGCCAAACATCGGGCCGCCGCCAAGGAACCCCATATACCACATGACGTACCAAAGGGACACCTAGTGGTGTACGTAGGCAAAGAAGAGGAGAGTTACAAGAGGTTCGTGATCAAGATCACGTTGCTGTACGATCCCACCATCAGGGCTTTGCTTGATCAATCAAAAGACGAAGCTTACGATGATTTCACTTCCGGATATTCTAAGCTCTGTATACCTTGCGATGAAACTCTCTTCCTCGAGGTCCTCCGTTGCGCTTCTCCCCGTTAG